A portion of the Salmo trutta chromosome 1, fSalTru1.1, whole genome shotgun sequence genome contains these proteins:
- the ak9 gene encoding adenylate kinase 9 isoform X2 produces the protein MNTYVDNLIEDEAEIELLLAKPTCFIIIGKPGVGKSTLATKLAQSWKCVLIDDTELLNQHINDQRAQGVELLEILNEGKSISEEMVVQLILDRLKSPEVEHYGYVLSCLPSMSEEYLKILEQIEFIKNLRLAPDFIINIKCADRDLIHRLAGQRQHPQTGRVFLREQWDPVKKETTKKRNETDEDEGEEEEGELEEAEEVEERELQKDMITQLVRAQENFPENAYRRVLLYKDTILRPLEDYMADHASLHLFELDGNKNPEELFMSVLFRLESMAVRRVAVPLRLLQIDEEELPDEIDTEELLRTMSSSKTVAPGFRWRRSRWCRACPVALKEGKIIKGKPEFSVGFMDKIYILSSQEALGKFMLNPRRYLLPPMPRPPCKVSVIGPPCAGKSTLCALLAQHYGAEVVDMEVLMKPVIAKVKQDMLEKVKRDSTLMAIERVKVKMELDATHGSINMRSNISEEESDDNDSATSTTHSSSEQTEEVMMEVTEEHPDVQAIVEEALKEVEQVVTPPSLDLYAEVLENHIREIEMADADSEIKRGWVLDNFPRNRSQLATIQDLHDGIMPDILFCLKDNDGEGRVVLKRMYEQNREEVDKVIKMLEEQQKKKAQEAQDSLNRMQQDPEEDPKPTDPQAKLEAVQEEVEEGSAKSDADDADKSPPTVSKKGGEVTLPAVWKRGYPDGPEMNPFKLQLKQFVMDWESMESSITGSYNVLETSGKSPEDLVQEMVFHMEKPFKYVGWELSGVDLDEEEEDAQALAELEKPEEAEEEEEQETDEEAVSKRVMGDTQHFCPVSLKENGALIPCLDEYAAKYREKAYYFSSTEARDRFLLSPETYVSHTQLLQAPALRVFLLGTRGSDKTTHGKWLAEQLGVFHIQFRECLQELILGKTQARVPYSDEVEPPEEPPEDLEALLLQAQGGAAVPSMDEEEKHSGKDSPEEAPAAEEVGLSDEEEAIKSYLFDGEPLPQEIMEMMLPQFWDQEPYKSKGFILEGFPQNPEDVSFMVERRLFPDAAVVMTVDVRDVVRRLLPPRLASWRERRDRRREQLRQVRELRHKLREEAITRRRAELMAEHASKQPAAKVKDEEDEEEFDEEEEGMEEIEAMLIEEFTLDEEDDGEDEETEAAAEERLEMEIGERFETDDANFTRMMELLDENQIPKLTINGGRKPRIVRYQLLQKVQPLVTNREAHFHKCQPISYTLARKLLCYSFKYNSFFGCWDPVKYTEGDLIQPVQGPLNTSYPVLFHQFIYFFASKETRNTFILNPIKYLKQPKPNPSLPIKLVIIGPPKSGKTTVARMFAHEYSLTRLSIGDVMRTVLASQGRTELAIQMMKHLSQGHTLPDELAIQCLEVALMSLVCSTRGYVLDGFPMTREQADLMEARSIIPVLVVELQLDTVEVLKRGLSDKMKPNRPHLMHDSPQILNIRNSNFKREVEAVRQHYQQQYQNWVSVDGHKSKWWVWNRILDEARMSMRHIHTYLEKIRTGHAASIDRLCITPKELKSRLGEFSYYCPVSLALHLHLVDCSLTTSLELAAEFRGHYYKMCSREYLELFLETPEQFVIPGCPHALPPPQMLPKKLTAGQVKARFPKQVEMKGYCPVTYLDGRQRYEALVRGSVEYSVEYREKIYIFENEQKQDRFLRLPETYWNQKLPDKLPPMSEPVQLTSLPMLGYMEQGVARSIIKALTAVGCLKPKFPYLSPKRSALHYLAFYLKAFNPRNSDYIRQKYKKKLASFEENCELISYLGSTMTKKYRAPQEQPIDFEFKLHRFLAFGESTGAAAGVL, from the exons ATGAACACTTATGTTGACAACCTCATTGAGGATGAAGCTGAGATTGAGCTTCTTCTTGCCAAACCGACCTGCTTCATCATTATTGGGAAGCCA GGGGTTGGCAAATCTACTCTTGCCACAAAATTAGCCCAGTCCTGGAAGTGTGTCTTGATTGATG ACACAGAATTGCTCAACCAACACATCAATGATCAAAGAGCGCAAGGAGTAGAG CTTCTCGAGATTCTGAATGAAGGGAAAAGTATCTCAGAAGAGATGGTGGTCCAGCTGATTCTGGACAGGCTCAAGTCACCAGAGGTCGAGCACTACG GTTATGTGCTGAGCTGCTTGCCCTCCATGTCAGAGGAGTACCTGAAGATACTGGAGCAGATTGAGTTCATCAAGAACCTGAGACTGGCGCCCGATTTCATCATAAACATCAAG TGTGCGGACAGGGACCTGATCCACCGCCTGGCGGGCCAGAGGCAGCACCCCCAGACAGGCAGGGTGTTCCTCAGGGAGCAGTGGGACCCTGTGAAGAAAGAGACCACCAAGAAAAGGAATGAGACAGACGAGgatgagggggaagaggaggaaggggagctggaggaggcagaggag GTGGAGGAGCGCGAGCTGCAGAAGGACATGATTACCCAGCTGGTGCGAGCGCAGGAAAACTTCCCAGAGAACGCCTACCGCAGGGTTCTCCTGTACAAGGACACCATTCTCAGACCTCTAGAG gactacatggcagaccatgCTTCCCTGCACCTGTTTGAGCTGGATGGGAATAAAAACCCTGAGGAACTGTTCATG TCAGTGCTCTTCCGTCTGGAGTCCATGGCAGTGAGGAGGGTTGCTGTCCCCCTTCGGCTGCTCCAGATCGACGAGGAAGAGCTGCCTGATGAGATTGACACG GAGGAGCTGTTGCGGACCATGTCCTCCTCTAAGACAGTGGCCCCTGGGTTCAGGTGGAGGAGGAGTCGTTGGTGTAGAGCCTGCCCTGTGGCCCTGAAGGAAGGCAAGATCATCAAGGGCAAACCCGAGTTCTCTgtggg GTTCATGGACAAAATCTACATCCTGTCGTCCCAGGAGGCCTTGGGGAAGTTCATGCTGAACCCGCGGCGGTACCTCCTGCCCCCCATGCCGCGGCCGCCCTGCAAGGTGTCTGTGATCGGGCCTCCATGTGCAGGCAAGAGCACGCTGTGCGCCCTACTGGCCCAGCACTACGGCGCAGAGGTGGTGGACATGGAGGTCTTGATGAAGCCAGTCATCGCCAAGGTCAAACAGGACATGTTGGAGAAGGTCAAGAGAGACTCCACCCTCATGGCTATCGAGAGGGTAAAGGTCAAGATGGAACTGGACGCCACCCACGGGTCCA TAAACATGAGATCCAACATCAGTGAGGAGGAGTCTGATGACAATGATTCAG CAACATCCACAACCCACTCCTCGAGTGAACAGACTGAGGAAG TGATGATGGAGGTGACAGAGGAGCACCCAGATGTACAGGCCATCGTGGAGGAGGCTTTAAAGGAGGTGGAGCAGGTTGTCACCCCGCCCTCTCTGGACCTGTATGCAGAGGTGCTGGAGAATCACATCAGAGAG ATTGAGATGGCCGATGCAGACTCAGAGATCAAGAGGGGGTGGGTGCTGGACAACTTTCCCAGGAACAGGTCCCAGTTGGCCACCATTCAGGATCTCCACGATGGGATCATGCCCGATATCCTGTTCTGCCTGAAAGACAACGATGGGGAAG GTAGGGTAGTATTGAAGAGGATGTATGAACAGAACAGGGAGGAGGTTGACAAGGTAATCAAGATGCTTGAAGAACAGCAGAAAAAGAAGGCCCAGGAGGCTCAAGATTCCTT AAACCGTATGCAGCAGGACCCAGAGGAGGATCCTAAGCCAACAGATCCTCAGGCCAAACTGGAGGCAGTGCaagaggaggtggagg AAGGCTCTGCCAAATCTGATGCAGACGATGCTGACAAAAGCCCACCTACCGTCAGCAAAAAAGGTGGAG aGGTGACTCTGCCTGCAGTGTGGAAGAGAGGCTATCCAGACGGTCCAGAGATGAACCCATTCAAGCTGCAGCTGAAGCAGTTTGTGATGGACTGGGAGAGCATGGAGTCCTCTATCACAGGCAGCTACAATGTACTGGAGACCTCTGGCAAGAGCCCTGAGGACCTGGTTCAGGAGATGGTCTTCCACATGGAGA AGCCCTTTAAGTACGTGGGCTGGGAGCTGTCAGGAGTAGAcctggatgaggaggaggaggatgctcAGGCCTTGGCTGAGCTGGAGAAACCTGAGgaggcagaggaagaggaggaacaggagacAGAC GAGGAGGCAGTGTCTAAGAGGGTGATGGGGGACACCCAACACTTCTGTCCCGTGTCCCTGAAAGAGAACGGGGCACTGATCCCATGTCTGGATGAATATGCTGCCAAGTACAGAGAGAAAGCCTACTACTTCTCTAGTACTGAGGCCAGGGACCGCTTCTTACTGAGCCCCGAGACatacgtctcacacacacagctattgcag GCTCCAGCTCTGAGAGTCTTCCTGCTGGGTACGAGGGGCTCTGATAAGACCACCCACGGGAAATGGCTGGCGGAGCAACTGGGGGTTTTTCACATCCAGTTCAGGGAGTGCCTGCAGGAGCTGATCCTGGGGAAGACCCAGGCCCGTGTGCCCTACTCTGATGAGGTGGAGCCCCCAGAGGAGCCCCCTGAGGACCTGGAAGCCCTTCTGCTGCAGGCACAGGGAGGGGCAGCAGTGCCCTCTATGGACGAGGAGGAAAAACACAGTGGGAAGGACAGCCCAGAGGAAGCCCCAGCAGCAGAG GAGGTGGGGCTGAGTGACGAAGAGGAGGCAATTAAGTCCTATCTGTTTGATGGAGAGCCTCTGCCTCAGGAGATCATGGAGATGATGCTGCCACAGTTCTGGGACCAGGAGCCATACAA ATCGAAAGGGTTCATCCTGGAGGGTTTCCCCCAGAACCCTGAGGACGTGTCCTTCATGGTGGAGCGCCGGCTGTTCCCGGACGCAGCCGTGGTCATGACGGTGGACGTGAGAGATGTCGTGCGGCGCCTGCTGCCCCCCCGCCTAGCCAGCTGGAGAGAACGCCGTGACCGCAGGAGAGAACAGCTGAGACAAGTCAGGGAGCTACGCCACAAACTACGg GAGGAGGCCATCACCCGGAGGAGGGCTGAGCTCATGGCAGAGCATGCCTCAAAGCAACCAGCTGCAAAG gtgaaggatgaggaggatgaggaggagtttgatgaggaagaggaggggatggaggagatCGAAGCCATGCTGATTGAGGAGTTTACTCTGGACGAGGAGGATgatggggaggatgaggagacagaagcggctgctgaggagaggctggagaTGGAGATCGGGGAACGCTTCGAAACAGACGACGCCAACTTTACTAGGATGATG GAACTCCTGGATGAAAACCAGATCCCTAAGCTGACCATCAACGGTGGCCGTAAGCCCAGGATCGTGCGCTACCAGCTGCTTCAGAAGGTTCAGCCTCTGGTGACCAACAGGGAGGCCCACTTCCACAAGTGCCAGCCCATCAGCTATACCCTGGCCCGCAAGCTGCTCTGCTACTCCTTCAAGTATAACAGCTTCTTCGGCTGCTGGGACCCAGTCAAG TACACAGAGGGAGACCTGATCCAGCCAGTGCAGGGTCCCCTGAACACATCCTACCCCGTGCTCTTCCACCAGTTCATCTACTTCTTCGCCTCCAAGGAGACGAGGAACACCTtcatcctcaaccccatcaaGTACCTGAAGCAGCCCAAACCCAACCCCTCCCTTCCCATCAAACTGGTCATCATCGGACCCCCCAAGTCAGGCAAAACCACAG TGGCGAGGATGTTTGCCCATGAGTACAGCCTGACTCGTCTGTCCATTGGGGACGTGATGCGGACTGTGCTGGCCAGCCAGGGTAGGACAGAGCTGGCCATCCAGATGATGAAGCACCTCTCCCAGGGTCACACCTTGCCAGATGAATTGGCTATCCAGTGTCTGGAGGTAGCCCTCATGAGCCTGGTCTGCAGCACCAGAGG GTACGTGTTGGATGGCTTCCCTATGACGCGTGAGCAGGCTGATTTGATGGAGGCTCGAAGCATTATCCCAGTGCTTGTGGTGGAGCTGCAGCTGGACACCGTGGAGGTGCTAAAGAGAGGCCTCAGTGACAAGATGAAACCCAACAG GCCCCACCTGATGCATGACAGCCCCCAGATCCTGAACATCCGTAACTCTAATTTCAAGCGTGAGGTGGAGGCGGTGAGGCAGCACTACCAGCAGCAGTACCAGAACTGGGTCTCTGTGGATGGACACAAGTCCAAGTGGTGGGTCTGGAACAGAATCCTGGATGAGGCCCGCATGAGCATGAGACACATCCACACCTACCTGGAGAAAATACGCACCG GCCATGCAGCTAGCATCGACAGGCTGTGCATCACACCAAAGGAGCTAAAGTCTCGGCTGGGTGAGTTTAGCTATTACTGCCCTGTCAGCCTCGCCCTCCATCTCCACCTGGTGGATTGTTCTCTCACTACATCTCTGGAGCTGGCAGCTGAGTTCAGGGGACACTATTACAAGATGTGCTCTCGGGAGTACCTGGAG CTCTTCCTTGAGACTCCAGAACAGTTTGTGATCCCGGGCTGCCCCCACgctctcccccctccccaaaTGTTGCCCAAGAAGCTGACGGCCGGTCAGGTGAAGGCCAGGTTCCCCAAGCAGGTGGAGATGAAGGGCTACTGCCCAGTCACCTACCTGGATGGGAGGCAGAG GTATGAGGCCCTCGTTCGTGGAAGCGTGGAGTACTCTGTGGAATATCGGGAAAAAATCTACATTTTCGAGAACGAACAGAAACAGGACAGGTTTCTGAG GTTACCTGAGACCTATTGGAACCAGAAGCTGCCCGACAAGCTGCCTCCTATGAGTGAGCCTGTGCAGCTCACCTCCCTGCCCATGCTAGGCTACATGGAACAG GGCGTGGCAAGATCTATCATTAAAGCTCTGACGGCCGTCGGTTGTCTCAAACCAAAGTTCCCCTACCTCAGTCCGAAGAGATCGGCACTCCATTATCTAGCCTTTTATTTAAAAG CCTTCAACCCCAGGAACTCGGACTACATCCGCCAGAAGTACAAAAAGAAGCTGGCGTCATTTGAGGAGAATTGTGAGCTTATCTCCTACCTGGGCTCCACTATGACCAAGAAGTACAGAGCTCCTCAGGAGCAGCCCATAGACTTTGAATTTAAGCTGCACAGGTTTCTGGCCTTTGGAGAGTCCACAGGGGCTGCTGCTGGGGTGCTATAG
- the ak9 gene encoding adenylate kinase 9 isoform X1 — MNTYVDNLIEDEAEIELLLAKPTCFIIIGKPGVGKSTLATKLAQSWKCVLIDDTELLNQHINDQRAQGVELLEILNEGKSISEEMVVQLILDRLKSPEVEHYGYVLSCLPSMSEEYLKILEQIEFIKNLRLAPDFIINIKCADRDLIHRLAGQRQHPQTGRVFLREQWDPVKKETTKKRNETDEDEGEEEEGELEEAEEVEERELQKDMITQLVRAQENFPENAYRRVLLYKDTILRPLEDYMADHASLHLFELDGNKNPEELFMSVLFRLESMAVRRVAVPLRLLQIDEEELPDEIDTEELLRTMSSSKTVAPGFRWRRSRWCRACPVALKEGKIIKGKPEFSVGFMDKIYILSSQEALGKFMLNPRRYLLPPMPRPPCKVSVIGPPCAGKSTLCALLAQHYGAEVVDMEVLMKPVIAKVKQDMLEKVKRDSTLMAIERVKVKMELDATHGSINMRSNISEEESDDNDSATSTTHSSSEQTEEVMMEVTEEHPDVQAIVEEALKEVEQVVTPPSLDLYAEVLENHIREIEMADADSEIKRGWVLDNFPRNRSQLATIQDLHDGIMPDILFCLKDNDGEGRVVLKRMYEQNREEVDKVIKMLEEQQKKKAQEAQDSLNRMQQDPEEDPKPTDPQAKLEAVQEEVEEGSAKSDADDADKSPPTVSKKGGEVTLPAVWKRGYPDGPEMNPFKLQLKQFVMDWESMESSITGSYNVLETSGKSPEDLVQEMVFHMEKPFKYVGWELSGVDLDEEEEDAQALAELEKPEEAEEEEEQETDEEAVSKRVMGDTQHFCPVSLKENGALIPCLDEYAAKYREKAYYFSSTEARDRFLLSPETYVSHTQLLQAPALRVFLLGTRGSDKTTHGKWLAEQLGVFHIQFRECLQELILGKTQARVPYSDEVEPPEEPPEDLEALLLQAQGGAAVPSMDEEEKHSGKDSPEEAPAAEQEVGLSDEEEAIKSYLFDGEPLPQEIMEMMLPQFWDQEPYKSKGFILEGFPQNPEDVSFMVERRLFPDAAVVMTVDVRDVVRRLLPPRLASWRERRDRRREQLRQVRELRHKLREEAITRRRAELMAEHASKQPAAKVKDEEDEEEFDEEEEGMEEIEAMLIEEFTLDEEDDGEDEETEAAAEERLEMEIGERFETDDANFTRMMELLDENQIPKLTINGGRKPRIVRYQLLQKVQPLVTNREAHFHKCQPISYTLARKLLCYSFKYNSFFGCWDPVKYTEGDLIQPVQGPLNTSYPVLFHQFIYFFASKETRNTFILNPIKYLKQPKPNPSLPIKLVIIGPPKSGKTTVARMFAHEYSLTRLSIGDVMRTVLASQGRTELAIQMMKHLSQGHTLPDELAIQCLEVALMSLVCSTRGYVLDGFPMTREQADLMEARSIIPVLVVELQLDTVEVLKRGLSDKMKPNRPHLMHDSPQILNIRNSNFKREVEAVRQHYQQQYQNWVSVDGHKSKWWVWNRILDEARMSMRHIHTYLEKIRTGHAASIDRLCITPKELKSRLGEFSYYCPVSLALHLHLVDCSLTTSLELAAEFRGHYYKMCSREYLELFLETPEQFVIPGCPHALPPPQMLPKKLTAGQVKARFPKQVEMKGYCPVTYLDGRQRYEALVRGSVEYSVEYREKIYIFENEQKQDRFLRLPETYWNQKLPDKLPPMSEPVQLTSLPMLGYMEQGVARSIIKALTAVGCLKPKFPYLSPKRSALHYLAFYLKAFNPRNSDYIRQKYKKKLASFEENCELISYLGSTMTKKYRAPQEQPIDFEFKLHRFLAFGESTGAAAGVL; from the exons ATGAACACTTATGTTGACAACCTCATTGAGGATGAAGCTGAGATTGAGCTTCTTCTTGCCAAACCGACCTGCTTCATCATTATTGGGAAGCCA GGGGTTGGCAAATCTACTCTTGCCACAAAATTAGCCCAGTCCTGGAAGTGTGTCTTGATTGATG ACACAGAATTGCTCAACCAACACATCAATGATCAAAGAGCGCAAGGAGTAGAG CTTCTCGAGATTCTGAATGAAGGGAAAAGTATCTCAGAAGAGATGGTGGTCCAGCTGATTCTGGACAGGCTCAAGTCACCAGAGGTCGAGCACTACG GTTATGTGCTGAGCTGCTTGCCCTCCATGTCAGAGGAGTACCTGAAGATACTGGAGCAGATTGAGTTCATCAAGAACCTGAGACTGGCGCCCGATTTCATCATAAACATCAAG TGTGCGGACAGGGACCTGATCCACCGCCTGGCGGGCCAGAGGCAGCACCCCCAGACAGGCAGGGTGTTCCTCAGGGAGCAGTGGGACCCTGTGAAGAAAGAGACCACCAAGAAAAGGAATGAGACAGACGAGgatgagggggaagaggaggaaggggagctggaggaggcagaggag GTGGAGGAGCGCGAGCTGCAGAAGGACATGATTACCCAGCTGGTGCGAGCGCAGGAAAACTTCCCAGAGAACGCCTACCGCAGGGTTCTCCTGTACAAGGACACCATTCTCAGACCTCTAGAG gactacatggcagaccatgCTTCCCTGCACCTGTTTGAGCTGGATGGGAATAAAAACCCTGAGGAACTGTTCATG TCAGTGCTCTTCCGTCTGGAGTCCATGGCAGTGAGGAGGGTTGCTGTCCCCCTTCGGCTGCTCCAGATCGACGAGGAAGAGCTGCCTGATGAGATTGACACG GAGGAGCTGTTGCGGACCATGTCCTCCTCTAAGACAGTGGCCCCTGGGTTCAGGTGGAGGAGGAGTCGTTGGTGTAGAGCCTGCCCTGTGGCCCTGAAGGAAGGCAAGATCATCAAGGGCAAACCCGAGTTCTCTgtggg GTTCATGGACAAAATCTACATCCTGTCGTCCCAGGAGGCCTTGGGGAAGTTCATGCTGAACCCGCGGCGGTACCTCCTGCCCCCCATGCCGCGGCCGCCCTGCAAGGTGTCTGTGATCGGGCCTCCATGTGCAGGCAAGAGCACGCTGTGCGCCCTACTGGCCCAGCACTACGGCGCAGAGGTGGTGGACATGGAGGTCTTGATGAAGCCAGTCATCGCCAAGGTCAAACAGGACATGTTGGAGAAGGTCAAGAGAGACTCCACCCTCATGGCTATCGAGAGGGTAAAGGTCAAGATGGAACTGGACGCCACCCACGGGTCCA TAAACATGAGATCCAACATCAGTGAGGAGGAGTCTGATGACAATGATTCAG CAACATCCACAACCCACTCCTCGAGTGAACAGACTGAGGAAG TGATGATGGAGGTGACAGAGGAGCACCCAGATGTACAGGCCATCGTGGAGGAGGCTTTAAAGGAGGTGGAGCAGGTTGTCACCCCGCCCTCTCTGGACCTGTATGCAGAGGTGCTGGAGAATCACATCAGAGAG ATTGAGATGGCCGATGCAGACTCAGAGATCAAGAGGGGGTGGGTGCTGGACAACTTTCCCAGGAACAGGTCCCAGTTGGCCACCATTCAGGATCTCCACGATGGGATCATGCCCGATATCCTGTTCTGCCTGAAAGACAACGATGGGGAAG GTAGGGTAGTATTGAAGAGGATGTATGAACAGAACAGGGAGGAGGTTGACAAGGTAATCAAGATGCTTGAAGAACAGCAGAAAAAGAAGGCCCAGGAGGCTCAAGATTCCTT AAACCGTATGCAGCAGGACCCAGAGGAGGATCCTAAGCCAACAGATCCTCAGGCCAAACTGGAGGCAGTGCaagaggaggtggagg AAGGCTCTGCCAAATCTGATGCAGACGATGCTGACAAAAGCCCACCTACCGTCAGCAAAAAAGGTGGAG aGGTGACTCTGCCTGCAGTGTGGAAGAGAGGCTATCCAGACGGTCCAGAGATGAACCCATTCAAGCTGCAGCTGAAGCAGTTTGTGATGGACTGGGAGAGCATGGAGTCCTCTATCACAGGCAGCTACAATGTACTGGAGACCTCTGGCAAGAGCCCTGAGGACCTGGTTCAGGAGATGGTCTTCCACATGGAGA AGCCCTTTAAGTACGTGGGCTGGGAGCTGTCAGGAGTAGAcctggatgaggaggaggaggatgctcAGGCCTTGGCTGAGCTGGAGAAACCTGAGgaggcagaggaagaggaggaacaggagacAGAC GAGGAGGCAGTGTCTAAGAGGGTGATGGGGGACACCCAACACTTCTGTCCCGTGTCCCTGAAAGAGAACGGGGCACTGATCCCATGTCTGGATGAATATGCTGCCAAGTACAGAGAGAAAGCCTACTACTTCTCTAGTACTGAGGCCAGGGACCGCTTCTTACTGAGCCCCGAGACatacgtctcacacacacagctattgcag GCTCCAGCTCTGAGAGTCTTCCTGCTGGGTACGAGGGGCTCTGATAAGACCACCCACGGGAAATGGCTGGCGGAGCAACTGGGGGTTTTTCACATCCAGTTCAGGGAGTGCCTGCAGGAGCTGATCCTGGGGAAGACCCAGGCCCGTGTGCCCTACTCTGATGAGGTGGAGCCCCCAGAGGAGCCCCCTGAGGACCTGGAAGCCCTTCTGCTGCAGGCACAGGGAGGGGCAGCAGTGCCCTCTATGGACGAGGAGGAAAAACACAGTGGGAAGGACAGCCCAGAGGAAGCCCCAGCAGCAGAG CAGGAGGTGGGGCTGAGTGACGAAGAGGAGGCAATTAAGTCCTATCTGTTTGATGGAGAGCCTCTGCCTCAGGAGATCATGGAGATGATGCTGCCACAGTTCTGGGACCAGGAGCCATACAA ATCGAAAGGGTTCATCCTGGAGGGTTTCCCCCAGAACCCTGAGGACGTGTCCTTCATGGTGGAGCGCCGGCTGTTCCCGGACGCAGCCGTGGTCATGACGGTGGACGTGAGAGATGTCGTGCGGCGCCTGCTGCCCCCCCGCCTAGCCAGCTGGAGAGAACGCCGTGACCGCAGGAGAGAACAGCTGAGACAAGTCAGGGAGCTACGCCACAAACTACGg GAGGAGGCCATCACCCGGAGGAGGGCTGAGCTCATGGCAGAGCATGCCTCAAAGCAACCAGCTGCAAAG gtgaaggatgaggaggatgaggaggagtttgatgaggaagaggaggggatggaggagatCGAAGCCATGCTGATTGAGGAGTTTACTCTGGACGAGGAGGATgatggggaggatgaggagacagaagcggctgctgaggagaggctggagaTGGAGATCGGGGAACGCTTCGAAACAGACGACGCCAACTTTACTAGGATGATG GAACTCCTGGATGAAAACCAGATCCCTAAGCTGACCATCAACGGTGGCCGTAAGCCCAGGATCGTGCGCTACCAGCTGCTTCAGAAGGTTCAGCCTCTGGTGACCAACAGGGAGGCCCACTTCCACAAGTGCCAGCCCATCAGCTATACCCTGGCCCGCAAGCTGCTCTGCTACTCCTTCAAGTATAACAGCTTCTTCGGCTGCTGGGACCCAGTCAAG TACACAGAGGGAGACCTGATCCAGCCAGTGCAGGGTCCCCTGAACACATCCTACCCCGTGCTCTTCCACCAGTTCATCTACTTCTTCGCCTCCAAGGAGACGAGGAACACCTtcatcctcaaccccatcaaGTACCTGAAGCAGCCCAAACCCAACCCCTCCCTTCCCATCAAACTGGTCATCATCGGACCCCCCAAGTCAGGCAAAACCACAG TGGCGAGGATGTTTGCCCATGAGTACAGCCTGACTCGTCTGTCCATTGGGGACGTGATGCGGACTGTGCTGGCCAGCCAGGGTAGGACAGAGCTGGCCATCCAGATGATGAAGCACCTCTCCCAGGGTCACACCTTGCCAGATGAATTGGCTATCCAGTGTCTGGAGGTAGCCCTCATGAGCCTGGTCTGCAGCACCAGAGG GTACGTGTTGGATGGCTTCCCTATGACGCGTGAGCAGGCTGATTTGATGGAGGCTCGAAGCATTATCCCAGTGCTTGTGGTGGAGCTGCAGCTGGACACCGTGGAGGTGCTAAAGAGAGGCCTCAGTGACAAGATGAAACCCAACAG GCCCCACCTGATGCATGACAGCCCCCAGATCCTGAACATCCGTAACTCTAATTTCAAGCGTGAGGTGGAGGCGGTGAGGCAGCACTACCAGCAGCAGTACCAGAACTGGGTCTCTGTGGATGGACACAAGTCCAAGTGGTGGGTCTGGAACAGAATCCTGGATGAGGCCCGCATGAGCATGAGACACATCCACACCTACCTGGAGAAAATACGCACCG GCCATGCAGCTAGCATCGACAGGCTGTGCATCACACCAAAGGAGCTAAAGTCTCGGCTGGGTGAGTTTAGCTATTACTGCCCTGTCAGCCTCGCCCTCCATCTCCACCTGGTGGATTGTTCTCTCACTACATCTCTGGAGCTGGCAGCTGAGTTCAGGGGACACTATTACAAGATGTGCTCTCGGGAGTACCTGGAG CTCTTCCTTGAGACTCCAGAACAGTTTGTGATCCCGGGCTGCCCCCACgctctcccccctccccaaaTGTTGCCCAAGAAGCTGACGGCCGGTCAGGTGAAGGCCAGGTTCCCCAAGCAGGTGGAGATGAAGGGCTACTGCCCAGTCACCTACCTGGATGGGAGGCAGAG GTATGAGGCCCTCGTTCGTGGAAGCGTGGAGTACTCTGTGGAATATCGGGAAAAAATCTACATTTTCGAGAACGAACAGAAACAGGACAGGTTTCTGAG GTTACCTGAGACCTATTGGAACCAGAAGCTGCCCGACAAGCTGCCTCCTATGAGTGAGCCTGTGCAGCTCACCTCCCTGCCCATGCTAGGCTACATGGAACAG GGCGTGGCAAGATCTATCATTAAAGCTCTGACGGCCGTCGGTTGTCTCAAACCAAAGTTCCCCTACCTCAGTCCGAAGAGATCGGCACTCCATTATCTAGCCTTTTATTTAAAAG CCTTCAACCCCAGGAACTCGGACTACATCCGCCAGAAGTACAAAAAGAAGCTGGCGTCATTTGAGGAGAATTGTGAGCTTATCTCCTACCTGGGCTCCACTATGACCAAGAAGTACAGAGCTCCTCAGGAGCAGCCCATAGACTTTGAATTTAAGCTGCACAGGTTTCTGGCCTTTGGAGAGTCCACAGGGGCTGCTGCTGGGGTGCTATAG